A window of Diospyros lotus cultivar Yz01 chromosome 14, ASM1463336v1, whole genome shotgun sequence contains these coding sequences:
- the LOC127789953 gene encoding tropinone reductase homolog isoform X1, producing the protein MTGGSAGLGVERSVLGHPVTTMKKGLRENKRFINPQDKKRKATEAQLSMHQQRSEDMEIGIRDERWSLKGTTALVTGGTRGMGHAIVEELARFGAAVHLCSRNQAELEECLRKWRSEGLRVTGSVCDVMSRTQREKLMEEVSHVFAGKLNILVNNAGTIIIKEATDFTAEDYAIVMGTNFEASYHLSQLAHPLLKASGNGNVVFNSSIGGFIAFPQISIYAASKGAINQLTKNLACEWAKDNIRVNSVAPGVIKTSFVDEATQERVIGRVGLGRGGEASEVSSVVAFLCLPAASYITGQVIAVDGGLTVKGY; encoded by the exons ATGACTGGCGGTTCGGCCGGCCTGGGCGTGGAAAGGTCAGTGCTGGGCCACCCCGTGACGACAATGAAGAAGGGACTAAGAGAAAATAAACGCTTCATCAACCcacaagataaaaaaagaaaggccACAGAAGCCCAGCTTAGCATGCATCAGCAAAGAAGCGAAGACATGGAAATTGGCATCCGAGATGAAAGGTGGTCTTTGAAGGGAACCACCGCTCTGGTCACCGGCGGCACCCGAGGCATGGG GCATGCGATTGTGGAAGAACTGGCGAGATTTGGAGCCGCAGTTCATCTGTGCTCGAGAAATCAGGCGGAGCTTGAAGAATGCTTGCGAAAATGGAGAAGCGAAGGCCTCAGGGTCACAGGCTCTGTCTGCGACGTGATGTCGAGAACACAGCGAGAGAAGCTCATGGAAGAAGTCTCCCATGTGTTCGCCGGAAAGCTCAACATTCTT GTAAACAACGCTggaacaataataataaaagaagccACAGACTTCACAGCTGAGGATTACGCCATTGTAATGGGAACCAATTTTGAGGCTTCTTACCATTTATCCCAGCTCGCACACCCACTTCTGAAGGCTTCTGGAAACGGAAACGTTGTCTTTAACTCATCTATCGGCGGTTTCATTGCTTTCCCACAAATCTCTATTTATGCAGCTTCAAAAG GAGCAATAAATCAATTGACAAAGAACTTGGCTTGCGAGTGGGCAAAAGACAATATCCGTGTAAATTCAGTTGCTCCGGGAGTCATTAAGACCTCTTTTGTGGATGAAGCAACG CAAGAGCGCGTTATAGGTAGAGTTGGATTGGGGCGAGGAGGAGAGGCAAGCGAGGTCTCATCAGTTGTTGCATTTCTTTGCCTCCCAGCGGCTTCATATATCACAGGGCAAGTCATTGCCGTTGATGGTGGCCTTACTGTGAAAGGTTACTGA
- the LOC127789953 gene encoding noroxomaritidine/norcraugsodine reductase-like isoform X2: MTGGSAGLGVERSVLGHPVTTMKKGLRENKRFINPQDKKRKATEAQLSMHQQRSEDMEIGIRDERWSLKGTTALVTGGTRGMGHAIVEELARFGAAVHLCSRNQAELEECLRKWRSEGLRVTGSVCDVMSRTQREKLMEEVSHVFAGKLNILYRSNKSIDKELGLRVGKRQYPCKFSCSGSH, translated from the exons ATGACTGGCGGTTCGGCCGGCCTGGGCGTGGAAAGGTCAGTGCTGGGCCACCCCGTGACGACAATGAAGAAGGGACTAAGAGAAAATAAACGCTTCATCAACCcacaagataaaaaaagaaaggccACAGAAGCCCAGCTTAGCATGCATCAGCAAAGAAGCGAAGACATGGAAATTGGCATCCGAGATGAAAGGTGGTCTTTGAAGGGAACCACCGCTCTGGTCACCGGCGGCACCCGAGGCATGGG GCATGCGATTGTGGAAGAACTGGCGAGATTTGGAGCCGCAGTTCATCTGTGCTCGAGAAATCAGGCGGAGCTTGAAGAATGCTTGCGAAAATGGAGAAGCGAAGGCCTCAGGGTCACAGGCTCTGTCTGCGACGTGATGTCGAGAACACAGCGAGAGAAGCTCATGGAAGAAGTCTCCCATGTGTTCGCCGGAAAGCTCAACATTCTT TACAGGAGCAATAAATCAATTGACAAAGAACTTGGCTTGCGAGTGGGCAAAAGACAATATCCGTGTAAATTCAGTTGCTCCGGGAGTCATTAA